One Egicoccus halophilus genomic region harbors:
- a CDS encoding IS110 family transposase has translation MDALFVGHDWAEDHHDVHLQDREGRQLAQVRLADGVEGIARFHALIAEHAQDPASVVIATETDRGLFVAALVAAGYRVFAVNPVSTAAYRTRHSTSGAKSDPGDAKVLADLARTDVRNHRPVAGDSELAVAVKVLARAHQGLVWTRQRQANQLRSTLREFYPAALEAFDDLASGDALALLAVASTPEQGRRLSRSKIAAALRRGGRQRNIDRRTIEIQTALRAEHLHAPAIVADTMGEVVSSLVAVIATIQTQISQLEQQLNERFEAHPDAKIIRSLPGLGMILGARVLAEFGDDPNRYDTAKSRKNYAGTSPITKASGKHHVVLARYARNKRLADACYQWAFSAITASPGARAFYDQRRAAGDTHHRALRALGNRLVGILHGCLRHHTLYDEHIAWAHRLTLAA, from the coding sequence ATGGATGCGTTGTTCGTAGGACACGATTGGGCAGAGGATCATCACGACGTTCACCTGCAGGACCGCGAGGGTCGGCAGCTCGCGCAGGTGCGACTAGCTGACGGGGTCGAAGGGATCGCCAGGTTCCATGCCCTGATCGCCGAGCACGCCCAGGACCCGGCCAGCGTGGTGATCGCGACAGAGACCGACCGGGGCCTGTTCGTCGCCGCGCTGGTGGCTGCCGGCTACCGGGTGTTCGCGGTGAACCCGGTCTCGACCGCCGCCTACCGGACACGGCACTCGACCTCGGGTGCGAAGTCCGACCCCGGGGACGCCAAGGTGCTAGCCGACCTGGCCCGCACCGATGTGCGCAACCACCGGCCCGTGGCCGGCGACAGCGAGCTCGCCGTCGCGGTCAAGGTGCTCGCACGGGCCCATCAGGGGCTGGTGTGGACCCGTCAGCGGCAGGCCAACCAGCTGCGCTCGACGTTGCGGGAGTTCTACCCCGCTGCACTCGAAGCGTTCGACGATCTGGCGTCGGGTGACGCGCTGGCGCTCTTGGCGGTTGCGTCGACGCCTGAGCAGGGCCGGCGGCTGTCACGATCCAAGATCGCCGCGGCACTCCGGCGTGGGGGCCGGCAACGCAACATCGACCGGCGCACCATCGAGATCCAGACCGCCCTGCGCGCCGAGCATCTCCACGCCCCCGCCATCGTCGCCGACACGATGGGCGAGGTGGTGTCCTCGCTGGTCGCGGTCATCGCCACGATCCAGACCCAGATCAGCCAGCTCGAACAGCAGTTGAACGAACGTTTTGAGGCGCACCCGGACGCCAAGATCATCCGTTCCCTGCCAGGACTGGGGATGATCCTCGGCGCCCGGGTGCTCGCAGAGTTCGGCGATGACCCGAACCGCTACGACACCGCGAAGTCTCGCAAGAACTACGCCGGCACGTCACCGATCACCAAAGCCTCCGGCAAACACCACGTCGTGCTCGCCCGCTACGCCCGCAACAAACGCCTGGCTGACGCCTGCTACCAGTGGGCCTTCTCCGCCATCACCGCCAGCCCCGGCGCACGCGCCTTCTACGACCAACGCCGCGCCGCGGGCGACACCCACCACCGCGCCCTGCGCGCCCTCGGCAACCGGCTCGTGGGCATCCTCCACGGCTGCCTACGCCACCACACCCTCTACGACGAACACATCGCCTGGGCACACCGGCTCACCCTGGCTGCTTGA
- a CDS encoding cryptochrome/photolyase family protein: MTTTVVLFTRDLRVTDHPALAAAAAEADRVVPLFVLDTGILASRYAAPNRIGYLVEALTDLRARLRERGGDLVVRRGDTLAEVVEVCRVTGADRVRLSADHSAHARRRVAGLQARGAEHGFSVSQHPGVTVVAPEAVRPTGGDHFRVFTPYWRRWEAQRRRPLLAPPDEVVLPDAVVPGDLPAWHALVEGERSPEVLTGGETAARERLDAWFEANEVAGYAYTRDRLAAHTSRLSADLHFGCLSPAEIDARVDRRRTGHESFVRQLCWREFNTQLLAANPDLPYAELRGRGDRWRVDEEAFAAWQAGETGYPVVDAGMRQLRREGWMHNRVRLLTASFLTKHLYVDWRLGAWHFMDWLVDGDLANNFAQWQWVAGTGTDSRPNRMFNPVTQGQRFDPDGGYVRAHVPELADLPGGAVHEPWAARDTLFAGVDDGYPAPLVDHAEARERFLSARGR, encoded by the coding sequence GTGACCACCACCGTCGTCCTGTTCACCCGCGACCTGCGGGTGACCGACCACCCGGCGCTCGCCGCCGCCGCGGCCGAGGCCGACCGCGTCGTGCCGCTGTTCGTGCTCGACACCGGCATCCTGGCCTCGCGCTACGCCGCGCCCAACCGGATCGGCTACCTCGTCGAGGCGCTCACCGACCTGCGGGCCCGGCTGCGCGAGCGCGGTGGCGACCTCGTCGTCCGGCGCGGCGACACCCTCGCCGAGGTCGTCGAGGTCTGTCGCGTCACCGGCGCCGACCGCGTCCGCCTGTCGGCCGACCACAGCGCCCACGCCCGACGCCGGGTCGCGGGCCTGCAGGCACGTGGTGCCGAGCACGGGTTCAGCGTCTCCCAGCATCCGGGCGTCACGGTGGTGGCGCCCGAGGCGGTCCGCCCCACCGGCGGCGACCACTTCCGCGTGTTCACGCCGTACTGGCGCCGATGGGAGGCACAGCGCCGCCGGCCACTGCTCGCACCGCCCGACGAGGTGGTGCTGCCGGACGCGGTCGTGCCCGGTGACCTCCCGGCCTGGCACGCGCTGGTCGAGGGCGAGCGCTCGCCCGAGGTCCTGACCGGCGGCGAGACCGCGGCCCGCGAGCGCCTCGACGCCTGGTTCGAGGCGAACGAGGTGGCCGGCTACGCCTACACCCGGGACCGGCTGGCGGCGCACACGTCCCGGCTCTCCGCGGACCTGCACTTCGGCTGCCTGTCGCCGGCGGAGATCGACGCGCGGGTCGACCGTCGCCGCACCGGCCACGAGTCGTTCGTCCGCCAGCTGTGCTGGCGCGAGTTCAACACCCAGCTGCTGGCCGCCAACCCGGACCTGCCGTACGCCGAGCTGCGCGGCCGCGGTGACCGTTGGCGCGTCGACGAGGAGGCGTTCGCCGCCTGGCAGGCCGGGGAGACCGGCTATCCGGTGGTCGACGCCGGCATGCGGCAACTGCGCCGCGAGGGGTGGATGCACAACCGGGTGCGGCTGCTGACCGCGTCGTTCCTGACCAAGCACCTCTACGTCGACTGGCGGCTCGGTGCCTGGCACTTCATGGACTGGCTGGTCGACGGCGACCTCGCCAACAACTTCGCGCAGTGGCAGTGGGTGGCCGGGACGGGCACCGACTCGCGCCCCAACCGCATGTTCAACCCGGTCACGCAGGGGCAGCGCTTCGATCCTGACGGGGGCTACGTGCGGGCTCACGTGCCCGAGCTGGCCGACCTGCCCGGCGGCGCGGTGCACGAACCGTGGGCCGCGCGGGACACGCTGTTCGCCGGTGTGGACGACGGCTACCCCGCCCCACTGGTCGACCACGCCGAGGCCCGCGAGCGGTTCCTGAGCGCGCGCGGACGGTGA
- a CDS encoding PIG-L deacetylase family protein — translation MGELETLPEDWDRALAIVAHPDDMEWGAASAVARWTAQGKDVRYLLVTRGEAGIATIPPDEAAPLREREQRASCDEIGVEVLEFLDHPDGLVVADLVLRRDLAAAIRRHRPDVLIGISYRDSWGGTSWNHVDHRAVGVAMLDAARDAANPWVFPEEGEPCDPVEFVAFSGSTAPTHVVDVSDHLEAGIASLRHHEVYLRELGDEGGQDTILQLRSWARQAGKQAGVDAAVVFELRTP, via the coding sequence ATGGGCGAGCTCGAGACCCTGCCGGAGGACTGGGACCGGGCGCTGGCCATCGTGGCCCATCCCGACGACATGGAGTGGGGCGCCGCCAGCGCCGTGGCCCGCTGGACCGCGCAGGGCAAGGACGTGCGCTACCTGCTGGTCACGCGAGGCGAGGCCGGCATCGCGACCATCCCACCCGACGAGGCCGCGCCGCTGCGCGAACGCGAGCAGCGCGCCAGCTGCGACGAGATCGGGGTCGAGGTGCTCGAGTTCCTCGACCACCCCGACGGGCTCGTGGTCGCCGACCTCGTCCTGCGCCGGGACCTCGCCGCGGCGATCCGTCGCCACCGCCCCGACGTGCTGATCGGCATCAGCTACCGCGACTCGTGGGGCGGGACCAGCTGGAACCACGTCGATCACCGGGCGGTCGGCGTGGCGATGCTCGACGCCGCGCGCGACGCCGCCAACCCCTGGGTGTTCCCGGAGGAGGGCGAGCCGTGCGACCCGGTCGAGTTCGTCGCGTTCTCGGGTTCGACCGCACCGACCCACGTGGTCGACGTCAGCGACCACCTCGAGGCCGGCATCGCGTCCCTGCGCCACCACGAGGTGTACCTGCGCGAGCTCGGCGACGAGGGAGGGCAGGACACGATCCTGCAGTTGCGCTCCTGGGCACGGCAGGCCGGGAAGCAGGCCGGCGTGGACGCGGCCGTGGTCTTCGAGCTGCGCACGCCCTGA
- a CDS encoding 3-hydroxyacyl-CoA dehydrogenase has protein sequence MQLTDRSVALVTGGASGLGNATARALHAKGAHVLLLDLPSADGDAAAEQVGERARFVPTDVTDPDAVSEAIAQASEVGELRVAVNCAGVGWASRVLGKQGPHDLELFRKVVEVNLIGTFNVLRLAAQAMAYNEPDDGDRGVIVNTASIAAFDGQIGQAAYSASKGGVAGLTLPVARDLARHQIRVCTIAPGTFDTPMLAGLPAEARTALAEDIPHPHRLGRPDEFGLLASQIVENSYLNGEVIRLDGSLRMAPR, from the coding sequence GTGCAGCTCACCGACCGTTCCGTCGCCCTCGTCACCGGAGGTGCCTCCGGCCTCGGCAACGCCACCGCCCGGGCCCTGCACGCCAAGGGTGCGCACGTGCTGCTGCTCGACCTGCCCAGTGCCGACGGGGACGCCGCCGCCGAGCAGGTGGGGGAGCGGGCACGGTTCGTCCCCACCGACGTGACCGACCCCGACGCGGTGTCCGAGGCGATCGCCCAGGCCAGCGAGGTCGGGGAGTTGCGGGTGGCGGTCAACTGCGCCGGTGTGGGCTGGGCGTCGCGCGTGCTGGGCAAGCAGGGCCCCCACGACCTCGAGCTGTTCCGCAAGGTCGTCGAGGTCAACCTGATCGGCACGTTCAACGTCCTGCGCCTGGCCGCCCAGGCGATGGCGTACAACGAGCCCGACGACGGCGACCGCGGCGTGATCGTCAACACCGCCTCCATCGCCGCCTTCGACGGCCAGATCGGTCAGGCCGCCTACAGCGCCTCCAAGGGCGGGGTCGCCGGGCTGACCCTGCCGGTCGCGCGGGACCTGGCCCGCCACCAGATCCGGGTCTGCACCATCGCGCCGGGCACCTTCGACACGCCGATGCTGGCCGGCCTGCCCGCGGAGGCGCGCACCGCGCTGGCCGAGGACATCCCGCACCCGCACCGCCTCGGACGCCCCGACGAGTTCGGCCTGCTGGCCAGCCAGATCGTCGAGAACTCCTATCTCAACGGCGAGGTGATCCGGCTCGACGGGTCACTGCGCATGGCGCCGCGTTGA
- a CDS encoding WS/DGAT/MGAT family O-acyltransferase, which produces MDERAGELRDRDGRDRSGRDADGREHGERLSALDAVFLSMEAPDRHMHGGSLMVFDRPTGPDGPEDFDHTRFLRLVRARLSLVPRYRQKLAAPPLPVGNPVWVDDEHFDLSYHVRHAALPRPGSIQQLSEYCARILSRPLDRDRPLWELYVIEGLEDGRFAVLNKTHHAMVDGRSGIDLTSVLLDTEPDVAPQLPSPSPWSPAPTPGAGQLLRDAARDALRNPAALVTAGGRLVAAPTTTLRRAMSLGRVAASMTRATLVHGAPRSLLNQPPGPHRRFAIQRIALEEAKRVKDTFGTTVNDVVLAAVADATGRYLRGHGAVTDRLWLRAMVPVSTRAGSEQHALGNRVVSVFVDLPVFEQDPIERLRICHEAMAGVRSTHHAVGADFLIGLGEFAPPTLHAMAARAAVHSRLFNFLVTNVPGPQQPVYCLGARLIGSFPFTPLTATQSYAVGLTSTDGWLNFGFTADYDTLPDIERVTGYLRDAFDDLCRCADAVTATARDR; this is translated from the coding sequence GTGGACGAGCGAGCCGGTGAGCTGCGGGACCGCGACGGTCGGGACCGTTCCGGTCGGGACGCCGACGGCCGGGAGCACGGCGAGCGGCTGAGTGCCCTCGACGCGGTGTTCCTGTCGATGGAGGCGCCCGACCGGCACATGCACGGTGGCAGCCTGATGGTCTTCGACCGTCCGACCGGTCCGGACGGCCCGGAGGACTTCGACCACACCCGGTTCCTGCGGCTGGTGCGTGCCCGACTGTCCCTGGTGCCCCGCTACCGGCAGAAGCTCGCCGCTCCGCCGCTGCCGGTGGGCAATCCGGTGTGGGTGGACGACGAGCACTTCGACCTCTCCTACCACGTGCGTCACGCCGCGCTGCCGCGGCCGGGCTCGATCCAGCAGTTGAGCGAGTACTGCGCCCGCATCCTGTCGCGTCCGCTGGACCGTGACCGCCCGCTGTGGGAGCTCTACGTCATCGAGGGGCTCGAGGACGGTCGGTTCGCCGTGCTCAACAAGACCCACCACGCGATGGTCGACGGGCGTTCGGGCATCGACCTGACCAGCGTGCTGCTGGACACCGAGCCCGACGTGGCGCCGCAGTTGCCGTCGCCGTCGCCGTGGTCGCCGGCGCCCACCCCCGGCGCCGGGCAGTTGCTGCGCGACGCCGCCCGCGACGCGTTGCGCAACCCGGCCGCCCTGGTGACCGCGGGTGGCCGGCTGGTCGCCGCACCGACGACCACGCTGCGGCGGGCGATGTCGCTGGGTCGCGTGGCCGCCTCGATGACGCGTGCGACGCTCGTGCACGGCGCGCCGCGCAGCCTGCTCAACCAGCCGCCCGGTCCCCACCGGCGCTTCGCCATCCAGCGCATCGCGCTCGAGGAGGCCAAGCGGGTCAAGGACACGTTCGGCACGACCGTCAACGACGTGGTGCTGGCGGCCGTCGCCGACGCCACGGGCCGCTACCTGCGTGGCCACGGGGCGGTGACCGACCGCCTGTGGTTGCGCGCCATGGTGCCGGTGAGCACCCGCGCCGGATCCGAGCAACACGCGTTGGGCAACCGGGTCGTGTCGGTGTTCGTCGACCTGCCGGTGTTCGAGCAGGACCCGATCGAGCGGTTGCGCATCTGCCACGAGGCGATGGCCGGCGTCCGCTCGACCCACCATGCCGTCGGCGCCGACTTCCTGATCGGGTTGGGGGAGTTCGCACCGCCGACGCTGCACGCGATGGCCGCCCGGGCGGCCGTGCACAGCCGGTTGTTCAACTTCCTGGTCACCAACGTCCCGGGTCCGCAGCAACCGGTGTACTGCCTCGGCGCCCGACTGATCGGGTCGTTCCCGTTCACGCCGTTGACCGCGACCCAGTCGTACGCGGTCGGACTGACCTCGACCGACGGCTGGCTCAACTTCGGCTTCACGGCCGACTACGACACGCTGCCCGACATCGAGCGGGTCACCGGGTACCTGCGCGACGCCTTCGACGACCTCTGCCGGTGCGCGGACGCCGTGACCGCCACCGCCCGCGACCGCTGA
- the dut gene encoding dUTP diphosphatase: MSDDVRDDVFDDVVLSVRRLHPDAVVPTYAHAGDAGLDLSSTEEVVVAPGARAAVPTGLALAIPPGWVGLVHPRSGLARRHGLTVANAPGTIDAGYRGEVLVLLVNLGAEPVTLARGERVAQLLLQRVGRALVREVDALDDTARGAGGFGSSGRGVGAG; the protein is encoded by the coding sequence GTGAGCGACGACGTGCGTGACGACGTGTTCGACGACGTGGTCCTGTCCGTGCGACGCCTGCACCCGGACGCGGTCGTGCCCACCTACGCCCATGCCGGTGACGCGGGGCTCGACCTCAGCAGCACCGAGGAGGTCGTCGTCGCCCCCGGCGCGCGGGCCGCGGTGCCGACGGGACTGGCGCTCGCGATCCCGCCGGGGTGGGTCGGTCTCGTCCATCCGCGCTCGGGACTCGCGCGTCGCCACGGGCTGACGGTGGCCAATGCGCCCGGGACGATCGACGCCGGCTACCGCGGCGAGGTACTGGTGCTGCTGGTCAACCTGGGCGCCGAGCCGGTCACCCTCGCCCGGGGCGAGCGGGTCGCGCAACTGTTGCTCCAGCGGGTCGGACGTGCGTTGGTACGGGAGGTCGATGCGTTGGACGACACGGCGCGTGGAGCGGGTGGTTTCGGGTCCTCGGGGCGGGGCGTCGGCGCCGGCTGA
- a CDS encoding cupin domain-containing protein produces the protein MTTSTSSLARLVGDARAFLDDVFGKAPLHIPAGAPDVFDDLLGLDHVDDIVATAGLRAPSFRLVKDGATVPSSRVTRRVRIGSRPVDDLADVAAVHAAFADGASVVLQGLHRSWRPVAELCRALEAELTHPVQANAYLTPPVAQGLHLHEDPHDVFAVQTHGVKRWVVHPPGQDEPWDLELKPGDVLYLPAGTRHAAQTVELPSLHLTIGVRTMRWSTLARRVFDRALTEVDLDATVPAGWANEPTAHREQLAAGLEALADALRAGDAEAALTDAAEDFWTNRVPDRRGGLRDLLALDELDDLTPLRVRAGTGARVVAAADAVELVLADRRLRLPAALSDTLGRIVAQDRLRPVDLDDQLDEGSRLVLCRRLVREGLLTLDRGAEDRA, from the coding sequence ATGACGACCAGCACCTCGTCCCTGGCGCGCCTGGTCGGGGATGCTCGGGCCTTCCTGGACGACGTGTTCGGGAAGGCCCCGTTGCACATTCCGGCCGGCGCCCCCGACGTCTTCGACGACCTGTTGGGGCTCGACCACGTCGACGACATCGTCGCCACCGCGGGGTTGCGCGCCCCCTCGTTCCGGCTGGTGAAGGACGGGGCCACGGTGCCGTCCTCCCGCGTCACCCGGCGCGTGCGGATCGGATCGCGCCCGGTCGACGACCTCGCCGACGTCGCCGCCGTGCACGCGGCCTTCGCCGACGGCGCCAGCGTGGTGCTGCAGGGCCTGCACCGCTCGTGGCGACCCGTCGCCGAGCTGTGCCGCGCCCTCGAGGCCGAGCTCACCCACCCGGTGCAGGCCAACGCCTACCTCACGCCACCGGTGGCACAGGGCCTGCACCTGCACGAGGACCCGCACGACGTGTTCGCGGTCCAGACCCACGGTGTCAAGCGCTGGGTCGTGCACCCGCCCGGGCAGGACGAGCCGTGGGACCTCGAGCTCAAGCCCGGTGACGTGCTCTACCTGCCGGCGGGCACCCGACACGCCGCGCAGACCGTCGAGCTGCCGTCCCTGCACCTGACGATCGGTGTGCGGACGATGCGGTGGTCGACGCTGGCCCGCCGGGTGTTCGACCGGGCGTTGACCGAGGTGGATCTCGACGCCACGGTGCCGGCCGGGTGGGCGAACGAGCCCACGGCCCACCGCGAGCAGCTCGCCGCCGGTCTCGAGGCGCTGGCGGACGCCCTGCGTGCCGGGGACGCCGAGGCCGCCCTGACCGACGCGGCCGAGGACTTCTGGACCAACCGCGTCCCGGATCGGCGCGGTGGCCTCCGGGACCTGCTCGCACTGGACGAACTCGACGACCTCACGCCGCTGCGCGTGCGTGCGGGCACCGGTGCCCGGGTGGTCGCGGCGGCCGACGCGGTCGAGTTGGTCCTGGCCGACCGCCGACTGCGGCTGCCGGCCGCTCTGTCCGACACGCTGGGCCGGATCGTCGCGCAGGACCGGCTCCGGCCGGTCGATCTCGACGACCAGCTCGACGAGGGCAGCCGCTTGGTGCTCTGTCGTCGGCTGGTACGGGAGGGGCTGCTCACGCTCGACCGGGGAGCCGAGGACCGGGCGTGA
- a CDS encoding sucrase ferredoxin, which yields MTGRCAMGSRARGERPLGTASRARRWLLLEQPGPWGRDAVAESDLPPSVAAHLEAVARELPARVLLLRRPGGERPLGTERRLYAGVTTAHGSWLEALELDHVDDVLDLDLQGLREGTTVGGVRVIDPLYLVCTNGKHDPCCAKFGLPVAQELAEVVGQRVWECSHVGGDRFAGNLVCLPDGLFYGQLDPASARTVVAAHEGGRIELRHFRGRSCHAFPVQAAEVLVRERLDVQGTDAIEVVDVERQGDRHVVRFLEPGGGRLRAELVTAHDTEPVPLTCHGGPARAPRYELVDLRSE from the coding sequence GTGACCGGGCGTTGCGCCATGGGCTCGCGCGCCCGCGGGGAGCGGCCGTTGGGCACCGCCTCACGGGCACGACGGTGGCTGCTGCTCGAGCAACCCGGCCCGTGGGGCCGCGACGCGGTCGCGGAGTCCGACCTGCCGCCGTCGGTGGCCGCCCACCTGGAGGCGGTGGCGCGCGAGCTGCCGGCCCGGGTCCTGCTGCTGCGGCGTCCGGGCGGGGAGCGGCCGTTGGGCACGGAACGCCGGCTGTACGCGGGCGTCACGACAGCGCACGGCAGCTGGCTCGAGGCGCTCGAGCTCGACCACGTCGACGACGTGCTCGACCTCGACCTGCAGGGGCTGCGCGAGGGCACCACGGTCGGGGGCGTGCGGGTGATCGATCCGCTCTACCTCGTGTGCACCAACGGCAAGCACGACCCCTGCTGCGCCAAGTTCGGCCTGCCCGTCGCGCAGGAGCTCGCCGAGGTGGTGGGGCAGCGGGTCTGGGAGTGCTCGCACGTGGGCGGTGACCGGTTCGCCGGCAACCTCGTGTGCCTGCCCGACGGGCTGTTCTACGGGCAGCTCGACCCCGCCAGCGCCCGGACCGTCGTGGCGGCCCACGAGGGTGGACGCATCGAGCTGCGCCACTTCCGGGGTCGTTCCTGCCACGCCTTCCCGGTCCAGGCGGCCGAGGTGCTGGTACGGGAGCGGCTCGACGTGCAGGGCACGGACGCGATCGAGGTGGTGGACGTCGAGCGGCAGGGCGACCGGCACGTCGTGCGGTTCCTCGAACCGGGTGGCGGGCGGCTGCGCGCCGAGCTGGTGACCGCACACGACACCGAGCCGGTGCCGCTCACCTGCCACGGCGGGCCGGCCCGGGCGCCACGCTACGAGCTCGTCGACCTGCGGTCCGAGTGA
- a CDS encoding alpha-ketoglutarate-dependent dioxygenase AlkB has product MFDRLGRMSDFAWQSSLLGACAPSVDEDFDALVRTELSAGAWVDHLPGWLQGADEVFATALQELPWGQRTQRLHGQDLLQPRLTASIPVADPPAGLEILPRIGRLLDARYGRHFERVGANLYRDGRDSVAWHGDRIARDLPQAVIAIVSLGEPRTFRLRPRDGGASIGFSLGAGDLLVMGGSCQRTWQHTVPKVASAGPRISLTYRHAYP; this is encoded by the coding sequence ATGTTCGATAGGCTGGGCCGCATGAGCGACTTCGCCTGGCAGAGCTCACTGTTGGGGGCCTGTGCCCCGAGCGTGGACGAGGACTTCGACGCCCTCGTGCGCACCGAGCTGTCCGCCGGGGCCTGGGTCGACCACCTGCCGGGATGGTTGCAGGGGGCCGACGAGGTGTTCGCCACGGCACTGCAGGAGCTGCCGTGGGGGCAGCGCACCCAGCGGCTCCACGGGCAGGATCTGCTGCAACCGCGGCTGACGGCCAGCATCCCGGTCGCCGACCCGCCGGCGGGGCTCGAGATCCTGCCCCGGATCGGACGACTGCTCGACGCACGCTACGGCCGACACTTCGAGCGGGTGGGCGCGAACCTCTACCGCGACGGGCGCGACTCGGTGGCCTGGCACGGCGACCGCATCGCCCGCGACCTGCCGCAGGCAGTGATCGCCATCGTCTCGCTCGGCGAGCCGCGGACCTTTCGGCTCCGGCCGCGCGACGGGGGCGCCAGCATCGGGTTCTCGCTCGGTGCCGGGGACCTGCTGGTGATGGGCGGCAGCTGTCAGCGGACCTGGCAACACACGGTCCCCAAGGTCGCCAGCGCCGGGCCCCGGATCAGTCTGACCTACCGTCACGCCTACCCGTGA
- the opgC gene encoding OpgC domain-containing protein, with amino-acid sequence MVAAGRDVTLDLIRGLCLVSMTLAHLAPGSVPDRVVKAGTTSLFDGASGFFLISGIVLGLVHQRRAATVPLRTVEEASLRRAGLLYVAHVVPLVIALLVAQQVATAAAWTDVARYGGWDGALTAAATLQLNPQYFGILSVYIVLMLLVAALLPLFRAERLWTVAAIVAGVYVAAWLAPVPFTLPEAPGVRGFWSWGGWQALFFVGMLLGWRWERWELRRWLTDRRTVAVVALVTGALIAFARLLVMDVPVTPGGVVEEELRFALYGKGAMGPLRILVSLGGVALLYAVVQFVTDRGWFAGVRRAVARIGRKALDAFVISRFAIVALPFLPFSGRSGWIAAGYALLTLVVSWAWAGFREGQARTRRERAAATTPTTTAVTGRRDGRSD; translated from the coding sequence ATGGTTGCCGCGGGCCGCGACGTGACCCTCGACCTGATCCGTGGACTGTGCCTGGTGTCCATGACGCTCGCCCACCTCGCGCCCGGCTCCGTGCCGGACCGGGTGGTCAAGGCCGGCACGACCTCGCTGTTCGACGGGGCGTCGGGGTTCTTCCTGATCTCGGGCATCGTGCTCGGGCTCGTGCATCAGCGCCGGGCTGCGACCGTGCCGCTGCGCACCGTGGAAGAGGCCTCCCTGCGGCGGGCCGGCCTGCTCTACGTCGCCCACGTCGTACCGCTCGTCATCGCCCTGCTCGTCGCGCAGCAGGTGGCGACCGCCGCGGCGTGGACGGACGTGGCGCGCTACGGCGGCTGGGACGGCGCGCTGACGGCGGCCGCCACCCTGCAGCTCAATCCGCAGTACTTCGGCATCCTGAGTGTCTACATCGTGCTGATGCTGCTCGTCGCGGCCCTGCTGCCGCTGTTCCGGGCCGAGCGCCTGTGGACGGTCGCGGCGATCGTCGCCGGCGTGTACGTCGCCGCGTGGCTCGCACCGGTCCCCTTCACGCTGCCGGAGGCGCCGGGGGTTCGTGGCTTCTGGTCGTGGGGCGGCTGGCAGGCGCTGTTCTTCGTCGGGATGCTGCTCGGCTGGCGCTGGGAACGCTGGGAGCTGCGCCGCTGGCTCACCGACCGGCGCACCGTCGCCGTCGTCGCGCTGGTCACCGGCGCGCTGATCGCCTTCGCGCGGCTGCTCGTGATGGACGTGCCGGTCACGCCGGGCGGCGTCGTCGAGGAGGAGTTGCGTTTCGCGCTCTACGGCAAGGGCGCCATGGGGCCGCTGCGGATCCTGGTGTCGCTGGGCGGCGTCGCCCTGCTGTACGCCGTCGTGCAGTTCGTCACCGACCGCGGCTGGTTCGCCGGCGTCCGACGCGCCGTCGCCCGCATCGGACGCAAGGCGCTGGACGCGTTCGTGATCTCCCGCTTCGCCATCGTCGCCCTTCCGTTCCTGCCCTTCTCCGGACGCAGCGGATGGATCGCCGCCGGCTACGCCCTGCTCACCCTCGTGGTGAGCTGGGCCTGGGCGGGATTCCGCGAGGGCCAGGCGCGTACCCGCCGGGAGCGTGCCGCGGCGACGACGCCGACGACCACCGCGGTCACGGGTAGGCGTGACGGTAGGTCAGACTGA
- a CDS encoding phosphodiesterase, with amino-acid sequence MAVLPTGFRALAFLRGARAFHPRGLVFAARWEPTPQAGQLLRGSPLLAASRPAIVRLSRGVGLPVGAPDLLGLAVKLPDTYGAGRDQDLLLTSTGAGPVGRHVLRPARALTTSYSTLLPYELPHLGRRTLVAHAAAGEPRRTYAEVADGAAPPAFVVAIAGGPVLARVRVTPDPRPTDDGTVDFDPWHTGRDLVPVGLVNRLRRPTYGASRAGRRRRAARRA; translated from the coding sequence GTGGCCGTGCTCCCGACCGGCTTCCGAGCGCTGGCCTTCCTCCGGGGCGCGCGGGCGTTCCACCCCCGCGGACTGGTGTTCGCCGCCCGTTGGGAGCCGACCCCGCAGGCCGGGCAGCTGCTGCGCGGCTCGCCGCTGCTCGCGGCGAGCCGCCCGGCGATCGTCCGGCTCTCCCGGGGTGTCGGCCTGCCGGTGGGTGCCCCCGATCTGCTCGGTCTCGCGGTCAAGCTGCCCGACACGTACGGCGCCGGTCGCGACCAGGACCTGCTGTTGACGTCGACGGGCGCCGGGCCGGTGGGCCGACACGTGCTGCGTCCCGCCCGGGCCCTGACGACGAGCTACTCGACGCTGTTGCCCTACGAACTGCCGCACCTCGGGCGACGCACGTTGGTGGCCCACGCGGCCGCAGGCGAACCGCGGCGCACCTACGCCGAGGTCGCCGACGGCGCTGCACCGCCAGCGTTCGTCGTGGCCATCGCCGGCGGCCCGGTGCTGGCCCGGGTGCGGGTGACGCCGGACCCTCGCCCGACGGACGACGGCACGGTCGACTTCGACCCCTGGCACACCGGCCGCGACCTGGTACCGGTCGGACTCGTCAACCGTCTGCGTCGCCCGACCTACGGCGCCAGCCGCGCCGGCCGACGCCGCCGGGCCGCCCGGCGCGCCTGA